The following coding sequences are from one Coffea arabica cultivar ET-39 chromosome 11e, Coffea Arabica ET-39 HiFi, whole genome shotgun sequence window:
- the LOC113719688 gene encoding uncharacterized protein isoform X2 → MAKRRREKVSEDFTLTAEDFYTAFVDTSLDTHLAMMISSSDTVSDLKKKIVQEHFQLFPGIGEIEILSLQVKRQGHFYHLPDSMLVFSAYEGSKRHKNIFVDASSPKEHDREQISSEPDNIKHIQLENSDELSPESGLAAKKRKTEHNENEVSDSRCLKTSNLGHQIETAVVDAGKSIPIMMEIRDKDVDGGLCKTSDLYRSDIVAALKTSQSEPAVEKSLNLGMEENVRDRSHSSKRKKVTKLASCTTDKQENISVTNAASEQLKDDQPVTSLCSKKRKKRRERTSLVPSDEAAIPESTPIQDIEKQKIFKGNLETGCKNVDKLCDLMIVPGEGVQPETFHRPSILSQKGSSSDIIDKVLEVSKSACSLEGNVDGKISNVDQTAELGADSKTSSMQLQAAVMEDSASPAIIGLNDMNKVSSQVHDENIHLGSWDSVAPLTDGQGQEDIKLNQDREVMPSESCKALDEGDADRTNEASTLMPKLTATSEPVGTVTSDGTKRNKKKRAKKKAAAMQTDSVAEQTNMAGANPSDGPNLDVADHIIDKTDKDECTLRTAESDQTNRVEEERGLSGNVDTLEKTSECLKPRDCAEAEVPTETAVLSSNILRFNEAMDVGNSTGKKKKRKTEKSAAKVQGISEVEYDLNNVSGISLSVQDVNFSDQMTDCDNKSESQMPGMGSDQNTAILGDKQMSMEQENMMSLPSGSEPQHMGETDININQSTTASILSKAQDVKSGNRRKKKRTVKSATINPDDSGKELVDTLNGRSAFSDSPANNVADETKNSLSILSQNVWKDASKDESMDTCVLGAHSEGDKVIHYEARTEVDLSHDDRGDNGKNGRQVHSNSINSVDNGINDLPVENQTNEVQRLQQNQSGKPKENDCNLDGKTKKKKKKNQFSASENLSTSEIKEQSNVAEELAVSGNKTKVKDIPSSAAKTNRLAKKRTVIQSTPPVLELEKNLGTESSPNHECAPEDANPSQVPSKGRPESEVDNIKTAKCKDEGINFRHYFVTGQHQDKVSSSAKVKQKLTKPTSKQEKHNVVAENKLESSENHGLQYKSDGRNIDDNRVEESASSGENNKALFCGNKNTLKAPEHGIKAPSSHEAKEDKTLKKALKPVVVDGAGTSTKTSKRNQQSGFSPNSIPKRNSSSKNAGHVLNSSGQKKSSLFTPRLVFRLNSSESSSNENQIVNSDASTRAPSDSSSSSGYSVGESELRPDSKRNGQGGAVGNILDTKFSGPQQMSMDMVLRSSSRFKKAKIAASQSQAGDTGSQPVDFVPDSQAKQ, encoded by the exons ATGGCGAAACGGCGTCGTGAGAAGGTATCCGAGGATTTTACATTAACGGCAGAAGATTTCTATACGGCATTTGTAGACACCAGCCTCGACACCCACCTTGCTATGATGATCTCTTCCTCCGATACCGTCTCCGATCTCAAAA AGAAGATAGTGCAGGAACATTTCCAGTTGTTTCCTGGAATTGGGGAGATTGAAATCCTTTCTTTGCAG GTAAAACGTCAGGGCCACTTCTATCACCTACCAGATTCTATGCTAGTATTTAGTGCATATGAAGGGTCTAAGCgccataaaaatatttttgttgaTGCATCTAGTCCAAAGGAGCATGACAGAGAACAAATATCCAGTGAGCCtgacaatattaaacatattcAGTTAGAAAATTCAGATGAGTTGTCTCCAGAATCTGGGCTTGCTGCTAAAAAGCGAAAAACTGAACACAATGAAAATGAAGTAAGTGACTCTAGATGTTTGAAGACAAGTAACCTCGGTCATCAGATAGAAACTGCTGTAGTTGATGCTGGCAAAAGCATTCCAATTATGATGGAGATAAGAGACAAAGATGTTGATGGGGGACTTTGTAAGACTTCAGATTTGTACAGGAGTGACATAGTGGCAGCTCTTAAAACATCACAATCTGAGCCTGCTGTAGAGAAAAGCCTCAACTTAGGAATGGAAGAAAATGTCAGAGATCGTTCACATTCTAGTAAAAGGAAAAAGGTTACCAAGCTGGCATCCTGTACGACAGACAAACAGGAAAACATATCCGTCACAAATGCTGCATCTGAACAACTCAAGGATGACCAACCGGTCACCAGTCTGTGTAGTAAGAAACGGAAGAAAAGGCGAGAAAGGACTTCATTAGTACCTTCTGATGAAGCTGCTATTCCTGAGTCTACTCCCATACAGGACATTGAGAAACAGAAAATTTTCAAGGGAAATTTGGAAACTGGCTGCAAGAATGTGGATAAGTTATGTGATTTGATGATAGTTCCCGGAGAGGGAGTTCAGCCTGAGACCTTTCACAGACCTTCTATTCTCTCTCAGAAAGGAAGCAGTTCTGATATTATAGATAAAGTGCTGGAAGTAAGCAAGAGCGCCTGTTCACTTGAAG GCAATGTGGATGGTAAAATCAGTAATGTTGATCAAACTGCTGAACTTGGAGCAGATAGTAAAACATCTTCAATGCAGCTTCAGGCTGCTGTTATGGAAGACTCTGCTTCACCTGCAATTATAGGGCTCAATGACATGAACAAGGTCAGCTCTCAGGTGCATGATGAAAACATTCATCTTGGTAGTTGGGATTCTGTCGCTCCTCTGACAGATGGACAAGGACAAGAGGATATTAAACTGAACCAGGATCGTGAAGTTATGCCATCTGAAAGTTGCAAGGCTTTGGATGAGGGTGATGCTGACAGAACAAATGAAGCATCGACTCTTATGCCTAAACTGACTGCAACTAGTGAGCCAGTGGGAACAGTAACCTCTGATGGCACTAAGAGAAATAAGAAGAAGAGGGCCAAAAAGAAAGCTGCAGCTATGCAGACTGATTCTGTTGCGGAGCAAACTAACATGGCAGGTGCCAATCCGTCAGATGGGCCAAATTTAGATGTTGCGGATCATATTATTGACAAGACTGATAAGGATGAGTGCACGCTTCGAACAGCAGAAAGTGATCAAACTAATAGAGTTGAAGAGGAAAGAGGCTTGTCAGGTAATGTGGATACTCTGGAGAAGACATCTGAATGCCTTAAACCTAGAGATTGTGCTGAAGCGGAAGTGCCTACTGAAACAGCTGTTCTTTCATCTAATATATTGAGATTCAATGAGGCAATGGATGTTGGTAATTCTACTGGCAAAAAGAAGAAACGGAAGACGGAAAAATCTGCTGCAAAAGTTCAGGGTATATCAGAGGTGGAGTATGATCTCAATAATGTTAGTGGTATTTCTCTCTCTGTACAAGACGTGAATTTTAGTGATCAGATGACTGATTGTGATAACAAGAGTGAAAGTCAAATGCCAGGCATGGGATCTGATCAGAACACTGCAATTTTGGGAGACAAACAGATGTCTATGGAACAGGAAAACATGATGTCATTGCCTTCAGGATCAGAACCTCAACATATGGGTGAGACAGACATTAACATCAACCAATCTACGACTGCATCCATCTTGTCAAAGGCACAAGATGTGAAATCTGGTAAccgaaggaagaaaaaaaggacGGTAAAGTCTGCCACAATTAATCCAGATGATTCAGGAAAGGAGCTTGTTGACACATTAAATGGCCGTTCAGCTTTCTCTGATTCACCTGCTAATAATGTTGCTGATGAAACTAAGAACTCTCTTAGTATTCTGTCTCAAAATGTGTGGAAAGATGCATCAAAAGATGAATCAATGGATACCTGTGTCTTAGGTGCTCATAGCGAAGGTGATAAAGTTATTCATTACGAAGCACGCACTGAAGTTGATTTATCTCATGATGACAGAGGGGACAATGGTAAAAATGGGAGGCAAGTTCACAGCAATAGTATAAATTCAGTTGATAATGGCATCAATGATCTGCCTGTGGAAAATCAAACTAATGAGGTTCAACGTTTGCAACAGAATCAATCAGGCAAACCTAAAGAGAATGACTGCAATTTGGACgggaaaacaaagaagaaaaagaaaaagaatcagTTCTCTGCATCAGAGAATCTCTCTACTTCAGAAATCAAAGAGCAATCTAATGTTGCTGAAGAATTAGCAGTTTCTGGTAATAAAACGAAAGTGAAGGACATTCCATCTAGTGCAGCAAAGACAAATCGATTGGCTAAAAAAAGAACTGTAATTCAATCAACTCCTCCTGTTTTGGAACTGGAGAAGAATCTTGGTACTGAGTCTTCTCCAAATCATGAATGTGCTCCAGAAGATGCAAATCCCTCTCAAGTGCCGTCCAAGGGGAGACCTGAAAGTGAGGTTGATAACATTAAAACTGCCAAGTGCAAAGATGAAGGGATCAACTTCAGGCATTACTTTGTGACTGGACAGCACCAGGATAAAGTTTCTTCATCTGCCAAGGTGAAACAAAAATTGACGAAGCCAACGAGTAAACAAGAGAAGCATAATGTTGTTGCTGAAAACAAACTGGAGTCATCTGAAAATCATGGACTTCAATATAAATCTGATGGCAGAAATATTGATGACAATCGAGTTGAAGAATCTGCTTCAAGTGGTGAGAATAACAAAGCTTTGTTTTGTGGCAACAAAAATACTTTAAAAGCTCCTGAACATGGAATAAAAGCTCCAAGTTCTCATGAAGCTAAGGAAGATAAAACCCTCAAAAAGGCCTTAAAACCAGTTGTGGTGGATGGTGCTGGGACCAGTacaaaaacaagcaaaaggAATCAACAATCAGGGTTTAGTCCCAACAGCATACCTAAGAGAAACAGTTCTAGTAAAAATGCTGGGCATGTTCTAAACAGTTCTGGACAAAAGAAGAGTTCATTGTTTACACCACGGCTAGTTTTTAGGCTAAACAGCAGTGAGAGTTCAAGTAATGAAAATCAGATTGTAAATTCAGATGCGAGTACCCGTGCCCCATCTGATAGTTCATCTTCGTCAGGTTACTCAGTTGGGGAAAGTGAGCTACGCCCTGACTCAAAGAGAAATG GACAAGGTGGTGCTGTTGGAAACATCTTAGACACAAA
- the LOC113719688 gene encoding uncharacterized protein isoform X1 has protein sequence MAKRRREKVSEDFTLTAEDFYTAFVDTSLDTHLAMMISSSDTVSDLKKKIVQEHFQLFPGIGEIEILSLQVKRQGHFYHLPDSMLVFSAYEGSKRHKNIFVDASSPKEHDREQISSEPDNIKHIQLENSDELSPESGLAAKKRKTEHNENEVSDSRCLKTSNLGHQIETAVVDAGKSIPIMMEIRDKDVDGGLCKTSDLYRSDIVAALKTSQSEPAVEKSLNLGMEENVRDRSHSSKRKKVTKLASCTTDKQENISVTNAASEQLKDDQPVTSLCSKKRKKRRERTSLVPSDEAAIPESTPIQDIEKQKIFKGNLETGCKNVDKLCDLMIVPGEGVQPETFHRPSILSQKGSSSDIIDKVLEVSKSACSLEGNVDGKISNVDQTAELGADSKTSSMQLQAAVMEDSASPAIIGLNDMNKVSSQVHDENIHLGSWDSVAPLTDGQGQEDIKLNQDREVMPSESCKALDEGDADRTNEASTLMPKLTATSEPVGTVTSDGTKRNKKKRAKKKAAAMQTDSVAEQTNMAGANPSDGPNLDVADHIIDKTDKDECTLRTAESDQTNRVEEERGLSGNVDTLEKTSECLKPRDCAEAEVPTETAVLSSNILRFNEAMDVGNSTGKKKKRKTEKSAAKVQGISEVEYDLNNVSGISLSVQDVNFSDQMTDCDNKSESQMPGMGSDQNTAILGDKQMSMEQENMMSLPSGSEPQHMGETDININQSTTASILSKAQDVKSGNRRKKKRTVKSATINPDDSGKELVDTLNGRSAFSDSPANNVADETKNSLSILSQNVWKDASKDESMDTCVLGAHSEGDKVIHYEARTEVDLSHDDRGDNGKNGRQVHSNSINSVDNGINDLPVENQTNEVQRLQQNQSGKPKENDCNLDGKTKKKKKKNQFSASENLSTSEIKEQSNVAEELAVSGNKTKVKDIPSSAAKTNRLAKKRTVIQSTPPVLELEKNLGTESSPNHECAPEDANPSQVPSKGRPESEVDNIKTAKCKDEGINFRHYFVTGQHQDKVSSSAKVKQKLTKPTSKQEKHNVVAENKLESSENHGLQYKSDGRNIDDNRVEESASSGENNKALFCGNKNTLKAPEHGIKAPSSHEAKEDKTLKKALKPVVVDGAGTSTKTSKRNQQSGFSPNSIPKRNSSSKNAGHVLNSSGQKKSSLFTPRLVFRLNSSESSSNENQIVNSDASTRAPSDSSSSSGYSVGESELRPDSKRNGSVNATGQGGAVGNILDTKFSGPQQMSMDMVLRSSSRFKKAKIAASQSQAGDTGSQPVDFVPDSQAKQ, from the exons ATGGCGAAACGGCGTCGTGAGAAGGTATCCGAGGATTTTACATTAACGGCAGAAGATTTCTATACGGCATTTGTAGACACCAGCCTCGACACCCACCTTGCTATGATGATCTCTTCCTCCGATACCGTCTCCGATCTCAAAA AGAAGATAGTGCAGGAACATTTCCAGTTGTTTCCTGGAATTGGGGAGATTGAAATCCTTTCTTTGCAG GTAAAACGTCAGGGCCACTTCTATCACCTACCAGATTCTATGCTAGTATTTAGTGCATATGAAGGGTCTAAGCgccataaaaatatttttgttgaTGCATCTAGTCCAAAGGAGCATGACAGAGAACAAATATCCAGTGAGCCtgacaatattaaacatattcAGTTAGAAAATTCAGATGAGTTGTCTCCAGAATCTGGGCTTGCTGCTAAAAAGCGAAAAACTGAACACAATGAAAATGAAGTAAGTGACTCTAGATGTTTGAAGACAAGTAACCTCGGTCATCAGATAGAAACTGCTGTAGTTGATGCTGGCAAAAGCATTCCAATTATGATGGAGATAAGAGACAAAGATGTTGATGGGGGACTTTGTAAGACTTCAGATTTGTACAGGAGTGACATAGTGGCAGCTCTTAAAACATCACAATCTGAGCCTGCTGTAGAGAAAAGCCTCAACTTAGGAATGGAAGAAAATGTCAGAGATCGTTCACATTCTAGTAAAAGGAAAAAGGTTACCAAGCTGGCATCCTGTACGACAGACAAACAGGAAAACATATCCGTCACAAATGCTGCATCTGAACAACTCAAGGATGACCAACCGGTCACCAGTCTGTGTAGTAAGAAACGGAAGAAAAGGCGAGAAAGGACTTCATTAGTACCTTCTGATGAAGCTGCTATTCCTGAGTCTACTCCCATACAGGACATTGAGAAACAGAAAATTTTCAAGGGAAATTTGGAAACTGGCTGCAAGAATGTGGATAAGTTATGTGATTTGATGATAGTTCCCGGAGAGGGAGTTCAGCCTGAGACCTTTCACAGACCTTCTATTCTCTCTCAGAAAGGAAGCAGTTCTGATATTATAGATAAAGTGCTGGAAGTAAGCAAGAGCGCCTGTTCACTTGAAG GCAATGTGGATGGTAAAATCAGTAATGTTGATCAAACTGCTGAACTTGGAGCAGATAGTAAAACATCTTCAATGCAGCTTCAGGCTGCTGTTATGGAAGACTCTGCTTCACCTGCAATTATAGGGCTCAATGACATGAACAAGGTCAGCTCTCAGGTGCATGATGAAAACATTCATCTTGGTAGTTGGGATTCTGTCGCTCCTCTGACAGATGGACAAGGACAAGAGGATATTAAACTGAACCAGGATCGTGAAGTTATGCCATCTGAAAGTTGCAAGGCTTTGGATGAGGGTGATGCTGACAGAACAAATGAAGCATCGACTCTTATGCCTAAACTGACTGCAACTAGTGAGCCAGTGGGAACAGTAACCTCTGATGGCACTAAGAGAAATAAGAAGAAGAGGGCCAAAAAGAAAGCTGCAGCTATGCAGACTGATTCTGTTGCGGAGCAAACTAACATGGCAGGTGCCAATCCGTCAGATGGGCCAAATTTAGATGTTGCGGATCATATTATTGACAAGACTGATAAGGATGAGTGCACGCTTCGAACAGCAGAAAGTGATCAAACTAATAGAGTTGAAGAGGAAAGAGGCTTGTCAGGTAATGTGGATACTCTGGAGAAGACATCTGAATGCCTTAAACCTAGAGATTGTGCTGAAGCGGAAGTGCCTACTGAAACAGCTGTTCTTTCATCTAATATATTGAGATTCAATGAGGCAATGGATGTTGGTAATTCTACTGGCAAAAAGAAGAAACGGAAGACGGAAAAATCTGCTGCAAAAGTTCAGGGTATATCAGAGGTGGAGTATGATCTCAATAATGTTAGTGGTATTTCTCTCTCTGTACAAGACGTGAATTTTAGTGATCAGATGACTGATTGTGATAACAAGAGTGAAAGTCAAATGCCAGGCATGGGATCTGATCAGAACACTGCAATTTTGGGAGACAAACAGATGTCTATGGAACAGGAAAACATGATGTCATTGCCTTCAGGATCAGAACCTCAACATATGGGTGAGACAGACATTAACATCAACCAATCTACGACTGCATCCATCTTGTCAAAGGCACAAGATGTGAAATCTGGTAAccgaaggaagaaaaaaaggacGGTAAAGTCTGCCACAATTAATCCAGATGATTCAGGAAAGGAGCTTGTTGACACATTAAATGGCCGTTCAGCTTTCTCTGATTCACCTGCTAATAATGTTGCTGATGAAACTAAGAACTCTCTTAGTATTCTGTCTCAAAATGTGTGGAAAGATGCATCAAAAGATGAATCAATGGATACCTGTGTCTTAGGTGCTCATAGCGAAGGTGATAAAGTTATTCATTACGAAGCACGCACTGAAGTTGATTTATCTCATGATGACAGAGGGGACAATGGTAAAAATGGGAGGCAAGTTCACAGCAATAGTATAAATTCAGTTGATAATGGCATCAATGATCTGCCTGTGGAAAATCAAACTAATGAGGTTCAACGTTTGCAACAGAATCAATCAGGCAAACCTAAAGAGAATGACTGCAATTTGGACgggaaaacaaagaagaaaaagaaaaagaatcagTTCTCTGCATCAGAGAATCTCTCTACTTCAGAAATCAAAGAGCAATCTAATGTTGCTGAAGAATTAGCAGTTTCTGGTAATAAAACGAAAGTGAAGGACATTCCATCTAGTGCAGCAAAGACAAATCGATTGGCTAAAAAAAGAACTGTAATTCAATCAACTCCTCCTGTTTTGGAACTGGAGAAGAATCTTGGTACTGAGTCTTCTCCAAATCATGAATGTGCTCCAGAAGATGCAAATCCCTCTCAAGTGCCGTCCAAGGGGAGACCTGAAAGTGAGGTTGATAACATTAAAACTGCCAAGTGCAAAGATGAAGGGATCAACTTCAGGCATTACTTTGTGACTGGACAGCACCAGGATAAAGTTTCTTCATCTGCCAAGGTGAAACAAAAATTGACGAAGCCAACGAGTAAACAAGAGAAGCATAATGTTGTTGCTGAAAACAAACTGGAGTCATCTGAAAATCATGGACTTCAATATAAATCTGATGGCAGAAATATTGATGACAATCGAGTTGAAGAATCTGCTTCAAGTGGTGAGAATAACAAAGCTTTGTTTTGTGGCAACAAAAATACTTTAAAAGCTCCTGAACATGGAATAAAAGCTCCAAGTTCTCATGAAGCTAAGGAAGATAAAACCCTCAAAAAGGCCTTAAAACCAGTTGTGGTGGATGGTGCTGGGACCAGTacaaaaacaagcaaaaggAATCAACAATCAGGGTTTAGTCCCAACAGCATACCTAAGAGAAACAGTTCTAGTAAAAATGCTGGGCATGTTCTAAACAGTTCTGGACAAAAGAAGAGTTCATTGTTTACACCACGGCTAGTTTTTAGGCTAAACAGCAGTGAGAGTTCAAGTAATGAAAATCAGATTGTAAATTCAGATGCGAGTACCCGTGCCCCATCTGATAGTTCATCTTCGTCAGGTTACTCAGTTGGGGAAAGTGAGCTACGCCCTGACTCAAAGAGAAATG GATCTGTTAATGCAACAGGACAAGGTGGTGCTGTTGGAAACATCTTAGACACAAA
- the LOC113719714 gene encoding very-long-chain 3-oxoacyl-CoA reductase 1 has translation MILCFLDALKNQPFWAVGLFLLGFLSFFKTCIALLRWVYVSFLRPRKNLKKYGAWALVTGPTDGIGKAFAFELAREGLNLVLVGRNVDKLDDISREIRLKNAKIETKTVVVDFSGDLSEGVKKIGEAIEALDVGILINNVGVSYPYARYFHEVDDELLKNLIKVNVEGTTKVTQVVLPGMIGRKRGAIINIGSGAATVIPSDPLYAVYAASKAYIDQFSKCLHLEYRSKGIDVQCQVPLYVATKMASIKRSSFFVPSSNGYARAALRCIGYEPRCTPYWPHSLIWNLIYLLPEFAVDAYRFKFCLGVRKRGQLKDSRKNQ, from the exons ATGATCCTCTGTTTCTTGGACGCTCTCAAGAACCAGCCGTTTTGGGCTGTTGGGCTCTTTCTTTTGGGATTTCTATCCTTCTTTAAGACCTGCATCGCTCTTCTCAGATGGGTTTACGTTAGTTTCCTCAGACCCCGCAAGAATCTCAAGAAATATGGAGCTTGGGCGCTGGTGACTGGACCAACTGACGGCATAGGTAAGGCCTTTGCCTTCGAATTGGCTCGAGAAGGCCTAAATTTAGTACTAGTCGGTCGAAACGTGGACAAGTTAGATGACATTTCCAGAGAGATACGATTAAAAAATGCTAAAATCGAGACCAAGACTGTGGTTGTTGATTTTAGCGGTGATCTGAGTGAGGGTGTCAAGAAGATTGGAGAGGCAATTGAAGCATTGGATGTTGGAATCCTGATAAATAACGTGGGAGTTTCATATCCTTATGCAAGATATTTCCATGAGGTGGACGATGAATTGCTGAAGAATTTGATTAAGGTCAATGTGGAAGGCACTACAAAAGTCACTCAAGTTGTTTTACCTGGGATGATCGGGAGAAAAAGAGGTGCAATTATCAACATTGGCTCTGGTGCCGCAACCGTTATTCCATCAGATCCTCTCTATGCCGTTTATGCTGCTTCTAAGGC ATACATTGACCAATTTTCCAAGTGTCTTCACTTGGAATACAGGAGTAAAGGAATTGACGTCCAATGCCAG GTTCCACTGTATGTTGCAACGAAGATGGCATCAATTAAAAGATCTTCCTTCTTTGTTCCGTCCTCAAATGGTTATGCACGAGCAGCTCTGCGCTGCATCGGCTATGAACCCCGCTGTACACCTTACTGGCCACATTCGCTAATCTGGAATCTCATATACTTGTTGCCAGAATTTGCTGTAGATGCATATCGTTTCAAGTTTTGCCTTGGTGTTAGAAAGAGGGGACAACTTAAAGATTCTAGGAAGAATCAATAG